The Vigna radiata var. radiata cultivar VC1973A unplaced genomic scaffold, Vradiata_ver6 scaffold_221, whole genome shotgun sequence genome window below encodes:
- the LOC106753375 gene encoding uncharacterized protein LOC106753375, with translation MDRGKGAATESSGGMREFCKWTEDMDARLLHSMVEENCLGNRVDGSWTTQAYNNMGQYLHNSGYVHVSKTNVKNHQKVLKDRWREVHDLFGALSGFAWNVVTLRFEAEDEVWADLVQSRLVASKWRVTSIRHYDLMMELWAVDRAIGSDPDWTGYGDPTLPSPPSSVDEYSPGNTQFVPSVPSSGTSSSRGSKRKASMVDVIDSHFERMSTSLEGFTNALTSSNVHFGVISNAVVEQVSTIKERNEILRSQTEVLRRTQNYTYTESNIYDMLSGMHISDESLLEQCYDFLCANPTCVKKLMGLPPHKRWNKLCKMISRRDF, from the exons ATGGACAGAGGTAAGGGTGCTGCGACTGAGTCCTCCGGTGGTATGAGAGAGTTTTGCAAATGGACTGAGGACATGGATGCAAGGCTTTTGCATTCAATGGTTGAGGAGAATTGTTTGGGTAACAGAGTTGATGGCAGCTGGACAACCCAAGCGTATAATAATATGGGTCAATACCTTCATAACTCAGGTTATGTTCATGTTAGTAAAACTAAtgtaaaaaatcatcaaaaggTATTGAAAGATAGATGGCGTGAGGTTCATGACCTCTTTGGTGCATTGAGTGGTTTTGCTTGGAACGTCGTCACTCTGAGGTTTGAGGCTGAAGACGAAGTCTGGGCTGACCTCGTTCAG TCGAGGCTAGTTGCATCAAAGTGGAGAGTTACCAGCATAAGACATTATGATTTGATGATGGAGTTATGGGCTGTTGATAGAGCTATTGGGAGTGAT CCTGACTGGACGGGGTATGGAGACCCAACTCTGCCATCGCCTCCTTCATCGGTAGATGAATATAGTCCAGGGAACACTCAGTTTGTGCCTTCCGTTCCATCCAGTGGAACTTCATCCTCTAGAGGCTCCAAGAGGAAGGCATCCATGGTCGATGTCATTGATTCCCATTTTGAAAGGATGTCGACCAGTCTGGAGGGTTTCACGAATGCCCTTACCTCTTCAAATGTGCATTTCGGGGTCATTTCTAATGCAGTCGTAGAACAAGTCTCAACGATAAAAGAGAGGAATGAAATATTACGTTCCCAAACCGAGGTTCTTCGTCGGACCCAAAACTACACATATACAGAATCTAACATTTATGATATGCTGAGTGGGATGCACATATCTGATGAATCTTTGCTAGAGCAATGCTATGACTTCTTGTGTGCAAACCCCACATGTGTGAAGAAGTTGATGGGACTTCCACCGCATAAGCGGTggaataaattatgtaaaatgatATCGAGGAGAGATTTTTAG
- the LOC106753367 gene encoding ammonium transporter 2, producing MTTPLAYQEHLPAAPGWLNKGDNAWQLTAATLVGLQSMPGLVILYASIVKKKWAVNSAFMALYAFAAVLICWVLVCYRMAFGEELLPFWGKGAPALGQKFLTKRAIVMETTHRFDNGTVETPAEEPFYPMATLVYFQFTFAAITLILLAGSVLGRMNIKAWMAFVPLWLIFSYTVGAFSLWGGGFLYQWGVIDYSGGYVIHLSSGISGLTAAYWVGPRLKSDRERFPPNNVLLMLAGAGLLWMGWSGFNGGAPYAANIASSVAVLNTNIAAATSLLVWTTLDVIVFGKPSVIGAVQGMMTGLACITPGAGLVQSWAAIVMGISSGSIPWVTMMILHKKSTLLQQVDDTLGVFHTHAVAGFLGGLQTGLFAEPALCRLLLPVTNSRGAFYGGEGGMQFVKQLVAAMFVIAWNLVSTTIILLFIQLFIPLRMPDEQLETGDDAVHGEEAYALWGDGERYDPTRHGSLQTSNTAVSPYVNGARGFTIDL from the exons ATGACTACTCCTTTGGCTTACCAAGAACACCTTCCTGCAGCACCCGGATGGCTGAACAAAGGGGACAACGCTTGGCAGTTAACAGCAGCAACTCTTGTTGGTCTTCAAAGCATGCCAGGTCTTGTGATTCTCTATGCCAGCATAGTAAAGAAAAAGTGGGCTGTTAACTCGGCTTTCATGGCTCTCTATGCCTTTGCAGCAGTTCTCATTTGTTGGGTGCTTGTGTGTTACCGAATGGCCTTTGGGGAGGAACTTTTGCCCTTCTGGGGTAAGGGTGCCCCAGCACTGGGTCAAAAGTTTCTCACAAAACGAGCCATAGTTATGGAAACCACCCACCGCTTTGATAATGGGACTGTTGAGACCCCTGCTGAAGAACCCTTTTATCCCATGGCTACACTTGTTTATTTCCAATTCACTTTTGCTGCTATTACTCTCATCTTGTTGGCTGGTTCTGTCCTTGGCCGAATGAACATCAAGGCTTGGATGGCTTTTGTGCCTCTTTGGTTAATCTTTTCTTACACTGTTGGGGCTTTCAGTCTCTGGGGTGGTGGCTTTCTCTATCAATGGGGTGTCATAGATTACTCTGGTGGCTATGTCATCCACCTTTCCTCTGGAATCTCCGGTTTAACTGCTGCTTATTGG GTTGGGCCAAGGTTGAAGAGTGACAGAGAGAGGTTTCCACCAAACAATGTGCTACTGATGCTTGCAGGTGCAGGGTTGTTGTGGATGGGTTGGTCAGGGTTCAATGGCGGAGCACCATATGCTGCAAATATTGCATCTTCAGTTGCTGTGCTGAACACAAACATTGCAGCAGCCACAAGCCTCCTTGTATGGACAACTTTGGATGTCATTGTCTTCGGGAAACCTTCTGTGATTGGAGCTGTGCAGGGCATGATGACTGGTCTTGCATGCATCACACCAGGAGCAG GGCTTGTGCAATCGTGGGCTGCTATAGTGATGGGAATATCATCTGGGAGCATTCCATGGGTCACCATGATGATTTTGCATAAAAAGTCAACATTGTTGCAACAG GTGGATGACACCCTTGGTGTGTTTCACACGCATGCCGTGGCTGGGTTTTTGGGTGGTCTTCAAACAGGTCTATTTGCAGAACCAGCTTTGTGTAGGTTACTATTGCCGGTTACGAACTCAAGGGGTGCGTTCTATGGAGGAGAAGGTGGCATGCAATTCGTGAAGCAATTGGTGGCGGCGATGTTTGTGATTGCATGGAACTTGGTGTCCACCACCATCATTCTCCTTTTCATACAACTGTTCATACCGTTGAGGATGCCGGACGAGCAGCTGGAGACCGGCGACGACGCCGTCCACGGGGAGGAAGCGTATGCCCTATGGGGTGACGGAGAAAGATATGACCCAACCAGACATGGGTCCTTGCAGACTTCCAACACTGCTGTCTCACCTTATGTGAATGGTGCAAGAGGATTCACTATAGACCTGTAG